The segment GCAGCCTGGGCGTGATCGACCTGCCGACCGCGCCCTATCGGAATGATGAACTGGTGCTGGTGGTGGCGCGCGGCCATGCGCTGGCGCGGCGCCGCAAGGTCACGCCGGACGACGTGCTGGACTGCGACCTGATCGTGCTCAGCGAGAGTTCGGCGATCTCGATCGTGCTGGAGCGGCTGGCGGAGGAGGCCGGCCGCGTGCTGCGCATGCGCATGCGCGTGGGCGGTTTCGACAGCATGGCTGCGCTGGTGGCGCAGAACCTGGGCGGCGGGGTGATGCCGGAGGCGATCGCGCGCGAGGTGGCGGCCGGCAGCCGCTTTGTGCGGCTGCCCATTGCGGCGCCCTGGGCGCAGCGGCAGTTTGTGCTGTGTCATCGGCCCCATGGGGCACTTTCCTCGGCGGCGCTCAGCGTGCTGGCGGTGCTTGCGCAAAACGCGAAACCAGAATCCCCCAATTAGCGATAGCCCGCGGCGGATGTATTGCGGATGATGGCTCCATAACTACAGGACGGAGACACGCAATGCAGCGCAGACAATTCATTGTGGCGGCAGCGGCCGGGCTGGCGATACCCAGCCTGGTGCGCGCCGCCGACATCGCCGGCCCGGTGCGCATTGTGGTGGGCTTCGCCCCCGGCGGAGGCACCGATGTGCTGGCACGCGTGATCGGGCAGAAGCTCGGGGTCATGTGGAACACCAGCGTGCTGGTGGAGAACAAGCCCGGCGCTACCGGCGCCATCGCCGCCGCCTATGTGGCCAAGCAGCCGCCTGACGGCACCACCTTGCTGATGGCGCATGTGAACAGCCACGCGATCGCCCCGGCGCTGCTGGACGTCAAGTACGACCCGCGCACCGACTTCACGCCGATTTCAATGGTGGGCGTCACGCCCAATATGCTGACCTGCCGTCCGGAACAGAAGGTGCGCAGCGTTTCGGACATCGTGGCGCTGTGCCGGCAGAAGCCGGGGAAGATTTCCTTTGGCTCGTCCGGCATCGGTTCGGCGCAGCACCTGGCGCTGGAGATGTTCCGGTTGCAGGCCAGGCTCGATGTGGTGCACGTGCCTTACAAGGGCTCGGGCCCGCTGGTCGCGGACCTGATCGGCGGCCAGATCGACTATGCGTTCGACACCATGACCGCCGCCACGCCGTTTATCCAGCAGGGCAAGGTGATCGCGATTGCGCAGACCCGCCTGAAGCGCGCGGCCAGCCATCCCAATGTGCCGACGCTGGCGGAGTCCGGCTTCCCCGGGCTGGACGCGGCGTCGTGGTATGGCCTGGTGGGCCCGAAGAACATGCCGCCGGCGCTGGTGCAGCGCATGAACGCGGACGTCAACCGCGTGCTGGCCATGCCCGACGTCGCCGAGCGGCTCAAGAGCTTTGGCGCCGAGGACTCCGGCGGATCGAACCAGCAGTTCGCCGCCTTCATCGCCTCTGAGTCCACCAAGTGGGCCAAGGTCGTGAAAGACGCCGGCGTAAAGGCCGAGAGCTGAGCGCTGCAAGACGATGGCCGAGAACCGACGCACGCGCGCACGCTGCCCATCCATCTATCCAGGAAGAAGCATCCCATGACAGATTTCCGCGACTCGGGCGCACAGGCGCCTGCCTCCACCTTGCCGCTGGCCGGCGTGCGCGTGCTCGACGTCAGCCAGGTCATGGCCGGGCCCTACGCCTGCATGCTGCTGGCTGATCTGGGCGCCGACGTGATCAAGATCGAACCGCCCGATGGCGGCGACCAGACGCGCGGCGCGATGGGTTTCAAGATGAAGGGCTCGGACAGCATGGGCTTCCTCAACATGAACCGCAACAAGCGCAGCGTCACCCTGGATCTGAAGACCGAATCCGGCCGGCAGGTGCTTTATCGCCTGGCGGAAACGGCCGACATCCTGGTGGAGAACTACCGACCCGGCGTGATGAAGCGGCTGGGGATCGACTATGAGACCCTCGCCAGGATCAATCCCAAGCTGGTCTACTGCAGCATCTCGGGCTTTGGCCAGAGCGGGCCGTGGGCCGGGCGGCCGGGCTTTGACCTGATGGCGCAGGCGATGTCGGGCGTGATGAGCGTCACCGGCTACCCGGGCGGCGCGCCGGTGAAGGCGGGCGTACCGGTGGCCGACATCGGCTGCGCGCTGTTCGCCACCTACGGCATGCTGTCTGCCTATATCGGCGCCAGGGAGACGGGCAAGGGGCAGTATGTCGATGCATCGCTGTTCGACTCCGCGCTGGCGTTCTCGGTGTGGGACACCTGCGAATACTGGGGCACGGGCCGCGAGCCCGAGCCGCTGGGCACGGCCAACCGCATGAGCGCGCCTTACCAGGCGATGAAGTCCGCCGACGGCTACTTCGTCATGGGGGCCACCAACCAGAAGCTGTGGCAACTGCTGTGCAACACGCTCGACCGGCCCGACCTGCTCGCGGACGAGCGCTTTGCCACCGTGGCGCTGCGCCTGGCCAACCGGCAGGCACTGATCGCGATGCTGGAGGAGAGCTTCGTCAAGGAGAGCAGCGACTACTGGATCGAGCGCCTGCTCGGCGTCGGCATTCCGGCCGGGCCGATCCTGACCTACCCGCAGGCCTTCGACAGCGAGCACGGCCGCCACCGCCAGATGCGCATCGAAATCGATCATCCGATCGAGGGCAAGGTGCCCAATATCGGCTTCGCGGTGAAGATGGGCGGCACGCCCCAGCAGGTACGGCGCGCGCCGCCGCTGCTCGGCCAGCATACGGAAGAAATCCTGGCCGAGCTGGGTATCCCGAAGGACGAACAACAGTCGCTGGCTGTAGCCGGCGCATTCGGATCATGAAGGCCGCGCTGCCGCCGGAGGGCGGTCCCGGCAACGACGGACAAGTCACGCTCACGATGCAGGGGCAGGTCGCAACGCTGACGTTCGACCGACCAGCCGCGCGCAATGCGATGACGTGGGCCATGTACGAGCAACTCGCCACGCATTGCCGCGCGCTTGCGGCGCAAGGCAATGCGGGTGCGCGCGTGGTGGTGCTGCGCGGCGCGGGCGGAGAGGCCTTTGTCGCAGGTACTGACATTGCGCAGTTCCAGCAGTTCTCCAGCGGCGAGGACGGGGTTGCCTACGAAGCGCGTATCGACGAAGGCGTCCGCCTTGTCGAGCAACTGCCGATGCCAACTGTGGCGGTTATCGAAGGCTGGGCGGTGGGCGGCGGCCTGGCCATCGCCACTGCGTGCGACTTCCGTGTCGCGACGCCCAAGGCCCGCTTTGGCGTGCCGATTGCGCGCACGCTGGGCAACACGCTGTCGGCACTGAACCTTGCCAAGCTGCGTGCGGCCTGGGGGCTGCAGCCGGTGCGCCGCATGCTGCTGCTGGCGCAGATCCTCGACGCCGAGGCTGCGCTCGCGTGCGGGTTTCTTGAGGGTGTGTACGCTGCCGACGCGCTGGAGGCCGAGGTCGTCTCGCTATGCGACCGGCTTGGCGCGCTGGCGCCTGTCACGCAGACGGTGGTCAAGGAGGCGTTGCGGCGCCAGACCGTGCAGTCGGTGGCCGACACGGATGACCTGGTGCGCTTGTGCTACGGCAGCGGTGACTTCCGGGAAGGGGTGGATGCGTTCGTGAACCGGCGCCCGCCGGTATGGAAAGGGAGTTGAACGTCGGGGCCTCGTACGCCAGCCGCCGGTGTTTCAAAATTGAAACCATCTGGCTGATTTACCGTGCAACCGACACATCGCGCGAGCGTCACGCGCCCGCTCGTCAGCCTCCCGCCACGGGTGGCCCGCGATATGCATCACATTAATGCTATGGGCGATAAAGACGCTCGAGCCTGCATGCCTGAACCTGTGCCATGCAGTGGGTGTCACCAGCGCGGCTGGCGGTGGAATCGGTGCAAGATGGCATTTGAAGGTCTGTGCCATCGCCGCGCCGCTTCTACCGTCTGGTTGCCGTCTCAGGAAGGAGCGCGCCATGAAGAACAAGCTTCCCCCGATTGCCACACTGGCCTTCGGCGTCTGCCTGACGATGTCTGCGGCATTGGCTGCCCCGCCGGGCGACATGGTCATGGTCACTGCCGACGAGGTCAAATGGGCGGACCTTCCACTGATACCGGGTGCCAAACTTGCCGTCCTCGAGGGGAAGATGGACAAGAAAGCGCCGTTCACGGCCCGGATCAAGCTGCCCGCGGATGCCAAGGTGCCGGCGCACTGGCACCCGGGCGTGGAGCGGGTGACCGTGCTTTCCGGGACGTTCAACTATGGCATGGGCGACAAGCTCGACCCGGAAAAGACCTCGCCGCTCGGCGCCGGCAGCCTGATTGTCATGCCACCCAAGATGCGCCACTTTGGCTGGACCAAGGAGGAAACCGTTATCCAGATCAATGCGTCGGGGCCCTGGGCTTTCAACTTCGTCAACCCGGCTGATGATCCCAGGAAGAAGAAGTAATGCCTGGTGCGGGGCTATGGATGTCTCAAAGCGGCGCAAGCCGCGGGCAGGACCATAGCAGGCATCGGACGTGGCAAATACCTGATGGAGAGGGCGGTGGCTTGCGGCAATTGCCATGACATGCGTGCGATTCGACGGCTGGCGGTAATCCTTGCACTGGTACTCGCTGGCTGTGCGGGGCCCCGGACGGCACCCACGCCTGATGCGCGGAGCGCATTGGCGCCGACGGGGAAACTCCGCGTCGGATTCATATCGGGCTCCCCGATCCATGCGACGAAGGATGCTGCGTCAGGGGAGTTCAGAGGCGTTGCCGTTGACCTCGGCAAGGAAATGGCGCGGCGTCTCGGCGTTTCGTTCGAGCCCGTTGCCTACACTTCGGTCCCGGCGTTGATCGCCGGCGCAAAAACCGGGGAGTGGGATGTCGCCACGATGGGAATCAGTACCGAGCGCGCGTCGGTCGTGGACTTTACCGCGCCATACATGGAGGTCGAGTTCAGCTACCTCGTTCCGCCGGGTTCGCGCATCACCACGCTGGCGGACGTCGACAGGCCCGGTGTCCGGATTGGCGTGGTGGAAAAGAGCTCGCCGGATGCCTATCTTGCCAGCACCATGCGGAGTGCCACGCTGGTTCGGTCTTCAACTATTGCAGACATGGTTGAATCGCTGCGGGCCGGAAGGACAGATGTCATTTTCGGAACCAAGGCAGGCATGTACAGCCAGGCCGAGAAACTCGCGGGTTCGCGCGTGCTAGAGGGCCGGTCCGGCGGGGAGAAGGCCGGGATGGCAACGCCGAAAGGACGGGATTACAGTGCTGCCTACGCGCGCAAGTTTGTCGAGAGCGCGAAATCCGAAGGCCTGGTTGAGGCGGCGATCGAACGCGCCGCATTGCGCGGAGTCGTTGCCGCTCCGCGTGAATAGTATGCGCTAACACCTGCATCACCCGGCTACGACTTCGTTTCCGCCGATTCCAGAGTCCTCTCAATGCCCGCTCGGGCAAGTCCAAAGACAATGCTCCGATCCACTCGGATTGTGCTTATTTTCTGGTTGTCACTTGACAACCAGTCATTGCGCATCTAGTCTCGGAGACACGAATGACCCGCGCCAGGCACCCAAGGAAGGAGATTGAGGCCGCACTCAGGCATGCAGCGCTGCATGGCTGGCGTGTCGAGCAGGCCAAGGGCAACGGTCATGCGTGGGGCCGCATCTACTGCCCCGACAACCACAAGGAATGCCGCTGCGGCGAGTTCTGTGTATCCAGCGTCTGGAGCACGCCGAAGAATCCGGGCAACCACGCCAATGCCATCCGGCGGATCGTGGACAACTGCTCGCATCAGCGGGAAGTGACAACGCTGCGCGTACTGCAATTCAGGACATGACCATGGAATACGCCTTCACCCTCAAATTTCACCTGTCGCAGGCGGACGGCGATACCGATGTGCTGGTCGAACGCCTGGCCGAGGCGGGGTGTGATGACGCGCTGGTGGGCACCGGCCTGCCGGGCCGCGTGGCGCTGGCGTTTGTCCGCGAGGCGGAGTCGGCGCGGGCGGCCATGGTGAGTGCCCTGGCCGATGCCCGCCGCGCCATGCCATCGGCCACGCTGATCGAGGCGGCGCCGGACCTGGTCGGGCTGACGGATATTGCCGAGATGGTTGGCGTGTCTCGCCAGAACATGCGCAAGCTGATGCTTGGCTACCCGGATTCCTTCCCGGTGCCGGTGCATGAAGGCAGCAGTTCGCTGTGGCACTTGCTGGACGTGATCGTGTGGCTGGGGCAGCGTGGCTACGACATTAAGCCGGAGCTCCTTGAAATCGCGGCCACGGCGATGCAGGTGAACCTGGCCAGGTGCGCCAGCCAGGTGGCACCGGCGATGGCGCGGGAGTTCCGGTCGCTGGTGGCTTAGCGGTCGGCCGTCGACTCCGCTTCCCGGCCCATCCTTTTCGGGTGGTGGTACGAATCCCGGCCTTTGGCCAAGATGCCCGGACAACCGCCCTAGCCGGGCACCACAACCAGAAGTGGAGACAAGATGGCCGAATCAGACGTGAAAGCCGTGATGGGCGAGTTCTTCGCCGCCTTTGCCCGCGCAGACATGGAGCGCTTCGCCGCGTGCCTGGACGATGAGTTCGTCTGGACCCTGCCCACCGGCGAATCCGACCCGCATGGCCTGGTTGTGCGCGGCAAGGCTGCCGCCACGGACTACCTGAAGCAGCGCTTCTTTGCAGACAAGGCCAATGCGCCGGTGCTGTCGGACGTCAAGCTTGAGTACACCGGTGATCTGGCCATCATGCGCTTTCGCGTACAGGTGCCGGCCAGCGATCAGCAGCACGGCCATCGCCAGCCGCGTCGCCAGGCGGGCGGGCAGGGTGACCGCCATCAGCGTGCCGAGCAGCGCCATCGGCAAGCCCAGTGTCAGCGTCAGCCCGGTCGACCCATAGTGATGCCGACGATCAGCGACAGCAGGCCCAGCACCCACAGCATGGCCGTCATCAGCTGGTCTGCGCGACGATGCACGCCTTGCAGCAGCGGGGTGTGCGGCGCGGCTGGCGCAGAAACGGAACTGCCTGCGGCACGGCGGGCAGGGATGGTCGCGGACAGCCGTCCGGACAGGGCGTGGTCAGCGCTGGTCATGGTTCCCTCGCAGCGTAAGTCAAGAAGACGCTGCACCCCGTCCGCCTGATGGCTTATTGTTTTAATGTCTTAATTTATGGCGTTGCGCGGCTGATTATATCGACGCCTGCCCGCTGCAACAGGCTCGGCCCGCGCGCCTTAATCCAACAGCGCCACCTGCACGTCGCGCGTGCCCTGGTACGGGTTGCGGCCGTGCCAGACCTGCAGGTTGTCCAGCACCATCACGTCGCCATCGCGCCAGGGCCAGCTATAGGTGGTCTGGTCGCACAGTTGGTCGATATGCGCGCGTTCGGCATCGGTCAGGCGTTCGCCATTGCCCAGCGTGGCGCCGGTCGGGTACTTCTGGCGCTTGCGCCGTTCCAGGTCCTGCTCGGGGTTCTCCACCTGCGGCAGCATATGCAGGATCGACCGGTACAGCTTGCGTCCGGTCTGCGGATGTACCACGAACGGCTCCAGCGCATTGAGCACGGTCAGGCTGCCGTCTTCATGCCAGACTGGTTCCAGCCCGCGCTCGGCGCACAGCCGGTTCACCTCGGCCGGGTCCTCGGTATGGAACGACTGGTTCCAGCCGCGCTCGTCCATATGCGCGTAAGAGGCATCGTCGGCATCGCGCCGCGGTCCGAAGTTGATCGCGGTGCGGCTGCCCAGCGTGGCGAGCCTGCCGGCCAGTTCTGGGTCCATGCGCTCGGCCAGGTGGCGCACATCGGTGATCAGGGTTTCGCCGCCCACCTCGGCGGTCTTGCGCGAGAAGAAGGCGATGCGGCGCGGGTAGTCGCGGCGGTAAGCCATTTCGGAATGTACCGCCAGGCGCACGCTGGCCGACAGCCGCGTGGCTTCCATCACGCGGCCGCTGATGGTTTCGCGCGGGGCGCGGCCGCCGGCGTAGCCACCGTCGAAGGCCGGAAACTGCTCGATGAAGTCGGCAAAGTCCTCCGTGCCGGCGGTCGGGAAGCCGCGCAGCACGATCCCGCCATGTTCCAGGATCAGCGCGTCCAGCGCCGGGCGCACCGTGCGCGACCACTGGCGGAACTGCGCGCGGTCCAGCAGGCGTTCGCCGGCCGGTTCGATGAACAGCGGCGGGCGGCCGGGCTGCAGCACGTGGCAGCGCACATCGGGGCCAAGGGCGGGAACGGCTACTGCGAAGGTTGCCGCA is part of the Cupriavidus necator genome and harbors:
- a CDS encoding Bug family tripartite tricarboxylate transporter substrate binding protein → MQRRQFIVAAAAGLAIPSLVRAADIAGPVRIVVGFAPGGGTDVLARVIGQKLGVMWNTSVLVENKPGATGAIAAAYVAKQPPDGTTLLMAHVNSHAIAPALLDVKYDPRTDFTPISMVGVTPNMLTCRPEQKVRSVSDIVALCRQKPGKISFGSSGIGSAQHLALEMFRLQARLDVVHVPYKGSGPLVADLIGGQIDYAFDTMTAATPFIQQGKVIAIAQTRLKRAASHPNVPTLAESGFPGLDAASWYGLVGPKNMPPALVQRMNADVNRVLAMPDVAERLKSFGAEDSGGSNQQFAAFIASESTKWAKVVKDAGVKAES
- a CDS encoding CaiB/BaiF CoA transferase family protein is translated as MTDFRDSGAQAPASTLPLAGVRVLDVSQVMAGPYACMLLADLGADVIKIEPPDGGDQTRGAMGFKMKGSDSMGFLNMNRNKRSVTLDLKTESGRQVLYRLAETADILVENYRPGVMKRLGIDYETLARINPKLVYCSISGFGQSGPWAGRPGFDLMAQAMSGVMSVTGYPGGAPVKAGVPVADIGCALFATYGMLSAYIGARETGKGQYVDASLFDSALAFSVWDTCEYWGTGREPEPLGTANRMSAPYQAMKSADGYFVMGATNQKLWQLLCNTLDRPDLLADERFATVALRLANRQALIAMLEESFVKESSDYWIERLLGVGIPAGPILTYPQAFDSEHGRHRQMRIEIDHPIEGKVPNIGFAVKMGGTPQQVRRAPPLLGQHTEEILAELGIPKDEQQSLAVAGAFGS
- a CDS encoding enoyl-CoA hydratase/isomerase family protein produces the protein MKAALPPEGGPGNDGQVTLTMQGQVATLTFDRPAARNAMTWAMYEQLATHCRALAAQGNAGARVVVLRGAGGEAFVAGTDIAQFQQFSSGEDGVAYEARIDEGVRLVEQLPMPTVAVIEGWAVGGGLAIATACDFRVATPKARFGVPIARTLGNTLSALNLAKLRAAWGLQPVRRMLLLAQILDAEAALACGFLEGVYAADALEAEVVSLCDRLGALAPVTQTVVKEALRRQTVQSVADTDDLVRLCYGSGDFREGVDAFVNRRPPVWKGS
- a CDS encoding cupin domain-containing protein; the encoded protein is MKNKLPPIATLAFGVCLTMSAALAAPPGDMVMVTADEVKWADLPLIPGAKLAVLEGKMDKKAPFTARIKLPADAKVPAHWHPGVERVTVLSGTFNYGMGDKLDPEKTSPLGAGSLIVMPPKMRHFGWTKEETVIQINASGPWAFNFVNPADDPRKKK
- a CDS encoding transporter substrate-binding domain-containing protein codes for the protein MRAIRRLAVILALVLAGCAGPRTAPTPDARSALAPTGKLRVGFISGSPIHATKDAASGEFRGVAVDLGKEMARRLGVSFEPVAYTSVPALIAGAKTGEWDVATMGISTERASVVDFTAPYMEVEFSYLVPPGSRITTLADVDRPGVRIGVVEKSSPDAYLASTMRSATLVRSSTIADMVESLRAGRTDVIFGTKAGMYSQAEKLAGSRVLEGRSGGEKAGMATPKGRDYSAAYARKFVESAKSEGLVEAAIERAALRGVVAAPRE
- a CDS encoding helix-turn-helix transcriptional regulator; this translates as MEYAFTLKFHLSQADGDTDVLVERLAEAGCDDALVGTGLPGRVALAFVREAESARAAMVSALADARRAMPSATLIEAAPDLVGLTDIAEMVGVSRQNMRKLMLGYPDSFPVPVHEGSSSLWHLLDVIVWLGQRGYDIKPELLEIAATAMQVNLARCASQVAPAMAREFRSLVA
- a CDS encoding TauD/TfdA family dioxygenase; this translates as MTQATAADAATFAVAVPALGPDVRCHVLQPGRPPLFIEPAGERLLDRAQFRQWSRTVRPALDALILEHGGIVLRGFPTAGTEDFADFIEQFPAFDGGYAGGRAPRETISGRVMEATRLSASVRLAVHSEMAYRRDYPRRIAFFSRKTAEVGGETLITDVRHLAERMDPELAGRLATLGSRTAINFGPRRDADDASYAHMDERGWNQSFHTEDPAEVNRLCAERGLEPVWHEDGSLTVLNALEPFVVHPQTGRKLYRSILHMLPQVENPEQDLERRKRQKYPTGATLGNGERLTDAERAHIDQLCDQTTYSWPWRDGDVMVLDNLQVWHGRNPYQGTRDVQVALLD